The Streptomyces halobius genomic interval ATTCTGGTGATCGGCGGCGGAGTCGTCGGCGCCGGTACGGCACTGGACGCGGCGACCCGTGGGCTGGCCACCGGACTGGTCGAGGCGCGCGACTGGGCCTCGGGCACGTCGAGCCGGTCCAGCAAGCTCATCCACGGCGGGCTGCGGTACCTGGAAATGCTGGACTTCGCGCTGGTACGGGAGGCGTTGAAGGAGCGCGGGCTGCTGCTGGGACGGCTGGCGCCGCATCTGGTGAAGCCGGTGCCGTTCCTCTACCCGTTGCAGCACAAGGGATGGGAGCGCTGGTACGCCGGCTCGGGCGTCGCGCTCTACGACGGGATGTCGGTGACGTCGGGGTACGGCCGGGGGCTGCCCGTACACCGGCATCTGTCGCACAAGCGCGCGCTGAGCGTGGCGCCCTGCCTCAAGAAAAACGCGCTGGTCGGCGGATTGCAGTACTACGACGCACAGATGGACGACGCGCGCTATGTGGCGACGATCGTGCGTACCGCCGCCGCCTACGGAGCGCAGGTCGCCAACCGGGCGCGGGTGGTGGGCTTTCTGCGCGAGGGCGAGCGGGTGGTCGGCGCGCGCGTGCAGGACGTCGAGACGGGCCATGAGTACGAGATCCGGGCCCGGCAGGTCGTCAATGCCACCGGCGTGTGGACCGATGACACCCAGGCGCTGATCGGCGAGCGCGGGCAGTTCCACGTCCGCGCGTCGAAGGGGATTCACCTGGTTGTCCCCAAGGACCGGATTCATTCGACGACCGGTCTGATCCTGCGCACGGAGAAGAGCGTCCTGTTCGTCATCCCCTGGGGGCGGCACTGGATCGTGGGGACGACGGACACCGACTGGGATCTGGACAAAGCCCATCCGGCGGCCTCCAGCGCCGATATCGACTATCTGCTGGAGCATGTGAACGCGGTACTCGCGGTGCCGCTGACCAGGGACGACGTGGAAGGCGTCTACGCCGGCCTGCGGCCGTTGCTGGCCGGTGAATCGGACGCGACCAGCAAGCTGTCGCGCGAGCACACCGTCGCGCATCCGGTGCCCGGCCTCGTCGTCGTCGCGGGCGGCAAGTACACCACGTACCGGGTGATGGCCAAGGATGCGGTGGACGAGGCGGTGCACGCGCTGGACCAGCGGGTCGCGGAATGCGTGACCGAGGACGTACCGCTGGTCGGGGCCGAGGGCTACAAAGCGCTGTGGAACGCGCGGGCCCGTATCGCGGCGCGCACCGGACTCCATGTGGCCCGTATCGAGCACCTCTTGAACCGCTATGGCGCGCTGACCGAGGAGCTGCTGGAGCTGGTGGTGACCGATCCTTCCCTGGGCGAACCACTCGCGGCCGCCGAGGACTATCTGCGGGCCGAGGTCGTCTACGCCTGCACACACGAGGGCGCCCGGCACCTCGACGATGTCCTGACCCGCCGGACCCGGATCTCGATCGAGACCTTCGACCGGGGCACCCGCAGCGCCCGGGAGGTGGCCGAGCTGATGGCGCCCGCGCTGGGCTGGGACAAGGACCAGATCGAGAAAGAGATCGCGCACTATCAGAAGCGGGTCGAGGCGGAGCGTGAATCGC includes:
- a CDS encoding glycerol-3-phosphate dehydrogenase/oxidase — translated: MKTATLGPAQRTEALTRMAESELDILVIGGGVVGAGTALDAATRGLATGLVEARDWASGTSSRSSKLIHGGLRYLEMLDFALVREALKERGLLLGRLAPHLVKPVPFLYPLQHKGWERWYAGSGVALYDGMSVTSGYGRGLPVHRHLSHKRALSVAPCLKKNALVGGLQYYDAQMDDARYVATIVRTAAAYGAQVANRARVVGFLREGERVVGARVQDVETGHEYEIRARQVVNATGVWTDDTQALIGERGQFHVRASKGIHLVVPKDRIHSTTGLILRTEKSVLFVIPWGRHWIVGTTDTDWDLDKAHPAASSADIDYLLEHVNAVLAVPLTRDDVEGVYAGLRPLLAGESDATSKLSREHTVAHPVPGLVVVAGGKYTTYRVMAKDAVDEAVHALDQRVAECVTEDVPLVGAEGYKALWNARARIAARTGLHVARIEHLLNRYGALTEELLELVVTDPSLGEPLAAAEDYLRAEVVYACTHEGARHLDDVLTRRTRISIETFDRGTRSAREVAELMAPALGWDKDQIEKEIAHYQKRVEAERESQRQPDDLTADAARLGAPDIVPL